The Laribacter hongkongensis DSM 14985 sequence TGGCGCACATGATCAAAAACAAGGTAGAGGCTGCCTATCATCGCTCCAGCCAACTGGAGCAGCGCCGCGCACTGATGCAGGCATGGGCGGATTACGTGGAAAGCGGACGGGACGGCGGGATAACCAACATTCGCATGATTGCCTGAGCCCGGTATTTCGGCGCGCTCTCACGTGTAGGTAAAAATCGGGTGGGACAGGTGGGACAGTGGGACAAGTTGGCTGAAAGCCTTATTTGGCAAGGGTTTTGGCTGTCCCACCTTTGTCCCACCTGTCCCACCTTTTTTGCGCTTTTCTCCCTGATTTGACCGGGAAAACACAACCCGGCGATTGGCCCGGATAGCCTGGCCTGAATCAGAAGGGAACTGTCCGCCTGCCAGATTGGCAGATCGTGGCAATGGCTGGACTACGGCTGCCAGCCAGATCAAGGCATTTCCGTTCGGGAAAGCCCCAGCCGTGCGCGTATCTCGAATTTGATGCGGTTTCATTGGCCAACTTTCAATGTAGGCCGAAGGAGGCCGAATCATGCAACACCAGACCTTCGATATTCCCCAGACCGGTTACGTTCGCCAGATCCAGCTGGTTGGCGATTACCGCACGGGTGCCCGTGGCGTCCTGCCGTTCTCGGCAACCACCCTTTGGCGTCGTGTCCGCGCCGGAACCTTCCCCGCTCCGATCAAGCTGTCCAGGCGGATCACCTGCTGGCGGGCCGAGGATGTCCGGGCATGGATTGAATCTGCCGGGGAGGCTACCAAATGAAATGCGCCCGACCAGTCGAAACCGGTACGGG is a genomic window containing:
- a CDS encoding helix-turn-helix transcriptional regulator, with amino-acid sequence MQHQTFDIPQTGYVRQIQLVGDYRTGARGVLPFSATTLWRRVRAGTFPAPIKLSRRITCWRAEDVRAWIESAGEATK